One genomic window of Polaromonas sp. SP1 includes the following:
- a CDS encoding DUF817 domain-containing protein, with protein MALVALDNWLMRAEPPANLSGFRRFVVEFGYFGLKEARACLFAGLFFAAVFLVPRAGVAGIPRYDLLLLIALLIQGWMVLAKLETLDELKAICLFHLVGFALEVFKTSGTIQSWSYPDFAYTKLFGVPLFSGFMYAAVGSYIIQAWRLFDLRIRHHPPYWMAGVIALLIYGNFFTHHYWGDYRWYIAACLGGLYARSFVIFRPYDRDRNMPLLLAFLLIGFFIWVAENISTFFSLWHYPNQLGAWSAVHVGKWSSWSLLVVMTFTIVANLKHVKARIHVPD; from the coding sequence ATGGCTTTGGTAGCGCTGGACAACTGGCTGATGCGGGCGGAGCCTCCTGCGAACCTGTCGGGTTTTCGCCGCTTTGTGGTGGAGTTCGGCTACTTCGGCCTCAAGGAGGCGAGGGCCTGCCTCTTTGCGGGTTTGTTTTTTGCGGCGGTGTTTCTGGTGCCGCGTGCAGGTGTTGCCGGCATCCCGCGTTATGACCTCTTGCTGCTCATTGCGCTGCTGATTCAGGGCTGGATGGTGTTGGCCAAACTGGAGACGCTGGACGAGCTGAAAGCGATCTGCCTCTTTCACCTGGTGGGGTTCGCGCTAGAGGTGTTCAAGACCTCCGGCACCATCCAGTCGTGGAGCTACCCGGACTTTGCCTATACCAAGCTGTTTGGCGTACCGCTGTTCTCGGGCTTTATGTATGCGGCCGTGGGTAGCTACATCATCCAGGCGTGGCGGCTGTTTGACCTGCGCATCCGGCACCACCCGCCTTACTGGATGGCCGGTGTGATTGCACTGCTGATCTACGGCAACTTTTTCACGCACCATTATTGGGGCGACTACCGCTGGTACATCGCCGCCTGCCTGGGCGGTTTGTACGCCAGGTCGTTCGTGATCTTCCGGCCCTATGACCGCGACCGTAACATGCCCCTGTTGCTGGCGTTTTTATTGATCGGCTTTTTTATCTGGGTGGCTGAAAACATCAGCACCTTCTTCAGCCTGTGGCATTACCCCAACCAGCTGGGCGCCTGGTCGGCCGTGCATGTGGGCAAGTGGAGTTCCTGGTCGCTGCTGGTGGTCATGACTTTCACCATCGTGGCCAACCTGAAGCATGTGAAGGCACGCATCCATGTCCCCGACTGA
- the urtE gene encoding urea ABC transporter ATP-binding subunit UrtE, producing the protein MLNVKNVNQYYGGSHILRDVSLEAHLGKVTVLLGRNGVGKTTLLKSLMGLVPIKTGTIEFDGKAIQGNTPYERARAGMGFVPQGREIFARLTVEENLRMGLAYKSASTPIPAELYELFPVLKQMLNRRGGDLSGGQQQQLAIARALAAKPKLLILDEPTEGIQPSIIKDIGRVIRMLADRGDMAILLVEQYYDFAQELADDYLVMERGEFIARGQGKDMEANGVRQLVAI; encoded by the coding sequence ATGCTCAACGTCAAAAACGTCAACCAGTATTACGGCGGCTCGCACATCCTGCGGGACGTGAGCCTCGAGGCGCACCTGGGCAAAGTCACGGTGCTGCTGGGCCGCAACGGCGTGGGCAAGACCACACTGCTCAAATCACTGATGGGCCTGGTGCCCATCAAGACCGGCACGATTGAGTTTGACGGCAAGGCCATCCAGGGCAACACGCCCTATGAGCGTGCCCGCGCCGGCATGGGTTTTGTTCCGCAGGGGCGCGAGATTTTTGCGCGGCTGACGGTGGAAGAGAACCTGCGCATGGGCCTGGCCTACAAGAGCGCGTCGACGCCGATCCCGGCGGAGCTGTATGAGCTGTTCCCGGTGCTCAAACAAATGCTGAACCGGCGCGGCGGCGACCTTTCGGGCGGGCAGCAACAGCAGCTGGCCATTGCACGCGCGCTGGCCGCCAAGCCCAAGCTCCTGATTCTTGACGAGCCGACCGAGGGCATCCAGCCCAGCATCATCAAGGACATCGGCCGCGTGATCCGCATGCTGGCCGACCGGGGCGACATGGCCATCCTGCTGGTGGAGCAGTACTACGACTTCGCGCAGGAGCTGGCCGACGACTACCTGGTGATGGAGCGCGGCGAGTTCATTGCGCGCGGGCAGGGCAAGGACATGGAGGCCAACGGGGTGCGGCAGCTGGTGGCGATTTAG